One genomic segment of Sanyastnella coralliicola includes these proteins:
- a CDS encoding flavin reductase family protein yields MKSIDPTSISAGELHGYLLSGVAPRPIAFASTMDEEGRPNLAPFSYFNVFSANPPVLIFSPARRGRDNTTKHTYENVKKVPEVVVNMVSYDIVQQMSLASTDYAEGVDEFVKSGLTPVASDTVKPFRVSESPVQFECKVMEVKELGANGGAGNLVICEITRIHVSDDILDENGKIDPKKLDLVGRCGGNYYTRSAKALFEVAKPIARMGMGVDQIPEDIRLSKVLTGNHLGQLGNVEELPNETDVNEHKLVELADLFMEFEDDAATLEQRLHQLAAEQLDAGDVDAAWMTLLSFNNG; encoded by the coding sequence ATGAAAAGTATTGATCCAACATCAATTTCCGCAGGTGAATTGCACGGCTATTTGCTGAGTGGAGTAGCTCCTCGTCCGATTGCATTTGCGAGTACAATGGATGAAGAGGGACGACCAAATTTGGCTCCTTTCAGTTACTTCAATGTCTTTTCGGCGAATCCACCGGTATTGATCTTTTCTCCGGCGCGTCGTGGTAGAGATAACACGACCAAGCACACCTATGAGAATGTGAAGAAGGTACCTGAGGTAGTTGTCAATATGGTGAGCTACGATATCGTACAACAGATGTCGCTTGCTTCCACTGACTACGCTGAGGGGGTCGATGAATTTGTGAAATCTGGATTGACACCCGTTGCTTCTGATACGGTGAAGCCATTCCGCGTTAGCGAAAGTCCAGTGCAATTTGAGTGCAAGGTGATGGAAGTAAAGGAGCTTGGCGCAAACGGTGGTGCGGGGAACTTGGTGATTTGTGAAATCACACGCATTCACGTGAGTGACGATATCCTAGATGAAAACGGGAAAATTGATCCGAAGAAATTGGACCTTGTTGGACGTTGTGGTGGGAACTATTATACGCGATCAGCAAAGGCATTGTTCGAAGTAGCAAAACCGATTGCGCGCATGGGTATGGGGGTTGACCAGATTCCAGAAGACATACGCTTGAGCAAAGTGTTGACCGGAAATCACCTCGGGCAACTCGGAAATGTGGAAGAGCTGCCGAATGAAACCGATGTAAACGAACATAAATTAGTTGAGCTTGCTGATCTCTTCATGGAATTTGAAGATGATGCTGCGACGCTTGAACAACGACTTCATCAACTGGCTGCCGAGCAATTGGATGCTGGGGATGTAGATGCAGCGTGGATGACACTGCTGTCTTTTAATAATGGATAA
- a CDS encoding NupC/NupG family nucleoside CNT transporter — MRAILGIIVLVGLAWLLSSNRKAINWRTVGGAFALQFLLAVLILKTPGVDQVFDWIARAFVKVISFTDFGSDFLLKSWMLGEVEAPNAVEVPSGGKVGAGFYNFAFRILPTIVFFSALSALMYYLGILQKVVYAFAWIMKRTLKLSGAESLSAAGNVFLGQTESPLLIRPFLKSMTKSEIMSMMTGGMATIAGGVLASYVGFLGGDDEVQKILFAKHLLAASIMSAPAAIAAAKILVPETEKIDDRMEIAKDNMGTNVLEALTNGTSEGLKLAVNVGAMLLVFTALIYFGNYILFKVADPIGLNAWIAENTAYDKLSFEMMLGYLGAPIAWLIGVSSDDALLVGQLLGEKTILNEFYAYATLGGMKADGLFTDQKSIVIATYVLCGFANFASIGIQIGGIGSLVPSRKGLLSKLGMRALIGGTLACLFTAAIAGMLV, encoded by the coding sequence ATGCGTGCAATACTCGGAATCATTGTATTAGTTGGACTTGCTTGGCTGCTGAGTTCGAATAGAAAGGCCATTAACTGGCGTACTGTTGGAGGAGCATTTGCGCTGCAATTTCTTTTGGCAGTTCTTATTCTAAAGACCCCTGGTGTAGATCAGGTTTTTGATTGGATTGCGCGCGCCTTTGTAAAGGTTATTTCATTCACCGACTTCGGTTCTGATTTCTTGCTCAAAAGCTGGATGCTAGGAGAGGTTGAAGCTCCCAATGCTGTTGAAGTGCCTAGCGGCGGAAAAGTGGGGGCAGGCTTTTACAACTTTGCTTTTCGTATTCTCCCAACCATTGTCTTTTTCAGTGCACTATCCGCATTGATGTATTATCTCGGAATCCTTCAAAAGGTTGTTTATGCCTTTGCATGGATTATGAAGCGCACTTTGAAGCTGAGCGGTGCAGAAAGTCTTTCAGCCGCAGGGAATGTATTCCTAGGTCAGACAGAGTCGCCACTGTTAATTCGACCGTTCTTGAAGTCGATGACGAAGTCGGAAATCATGAGCATGATGACCGGGGGGATGGCAACCATTGCTGGGGGTGTACTAGCGTCATATGTCGGCTTCCTCGGGGGTGATGATGAAGTGCAGAAAATCCTATTCGCAAAGCACTTGCTTGCGGCTTCTATTATGTCAGCACCAGCGGCAATAGCAGCAGCGAAGATTTTGGTGCCAGAGACGGAGAAGATTGATGACCGCATGGAGATTGCCAAAGACAACATGGGTACAAATGTGCTCGAAGCGTTGACAAATGGTACTTCGGAAGGACTAAAATTGGCTGTGAATGTGGGAGCTATGCTTTTGGTGTTCACCGCACTCATTTACTTCGGAAACTATATTCTCTTTAAGGTTGCTGACCCTATTGGATTGAACGCTTGGATTGCGGAGAATACCGCTTATGATAAGTTGTCGTTCGAAATGATGCTAGGGTATCTCGGAGCTCCGATTGCCTGGCTCATTGGTGTTTCATCTGATGATGCACTGCTCGTAGGGCAGCTATTAGGAGAGAAGACGATTCTGAATGAGTTCTATGCTTACGCAACCCTTGGTGGCATGAAGGCGGATGGCCTATTCACCGATCAAAAATCGATTGTGATTGCGACCTATGTCCTATGCGGTTTTGCGAACTTTGCATCGATCGGAATTCAAATTGGAGGAATTGGTTCGCTGGTTCCTAGTCGAAAAGGATTGCTTTCAAAATTGGGTATGCGCGCCTTAATAGGTGGTACGCTCGCTTGTTTGTTTACTGCCGCTATCGCGGGAATGCTAGTTTAA
- the purE gene encoding 5-(carboxyamino)imidazole ribonucleotide mutase, with translation MAKVGIIMGSKSDLPVMNEACEVLKELEVGFEITVVSAHRTPDRMYEYARTAADRGLKVIIAGAGGAAHLPGMTASLTPLPVIGVPVKSRNSIDGWDSVLSILQMPGGVPVATVALDGAKNAGILAAQIVAAGDDALLERIGAYKEALKSKVIDSIPEVESKSWKQS, from the coding sequence ATGGCCAAAGTTGGTATCATCATGGGGAGTAAGTCTGATCTCCCAGTTATGAACGAAGCATGTGAAGTGCTGAAGGAACTTGAGGTAGGGTTTGAGATCACTGTAGTGTCTGCTCACCGAACTCCAGATCGCATGTATGAATATGCAAGGACCGCTGCTGACCGCGGTTTGAAAGTGATCATCGCGGGAGCTGGTGGTGCGGCGCACCTTCCAGGGATGACCGCTTCTTTGACACCTCTACCCGTTATCGGCGTGCCGGTGAAGTCTCGCAACTCTATTGATGGGTGGGACTCGGTTCTTTCCATCCTACAAATGCCTGGAGGAGTGCCAGTGGCAACTGTTGCACTTGATGGTGCGAAGAATGCAGGGATCTTGGCAGCACAAATCGTTGCAGCAGGTGATGACGCTTTATTAGAGCGGATTGGAGCTTACAAAGAAGCCTTGAAGTCGAAGGTGATTGATTCAATTCCAGAAGTAGAAAGCAAGAGCTGGAAACAATCGTAA
- a CDS encoding TIGR00366 family protein, translating to MSQFADKFIKVFRSFLPAPFTIALVLTVLAFFVAVFSTGSEMAFGERSLWLLDKWETGLWNPGLLVFAFQMMLMLVLGHVLALSPAAEKVIALLSTRISSSTSRAAFFVCFATMLVGFFNWGFGLIFGAILARKVGEQASRKGIDFNYPLIGAAGYAALMVWHGGLSGSSLIKVAEEGHLASLMGGILPEDQLALLPSSVEPAVTMFSGMNLTASLLLLTIVPATLWFVAKRSKGAKVRIDTGESLMEQDEEVTGAERLDVMKWPAIFFGAVFLFMAIWKAANHPDLLSFSWINPNWINLTLFGASLIAHGTIRRFLTATNAAIGGASGILIQFPLYFGIMGLITGSGLITDFSNLIVANSSELTYPIFTFISAGIVNVFVPSGGGQWAVQGAIIVQSSMELGIPLAKGIMALAYGDQITNMLQPFWALPLLGITGLKAKDILPYTLLMMGVGALIFIGVLLIF from the coding sequence ATGTCGCAATTCGCAGACAAATTCATTAAAGTTTTTCGGAGCTTCTTGCCAGCACCGTTCACCATTGCCTTGGTGTTAACTGTGCTGGCTTTTTTTGTTGCGGTATTTTCTACCGGTAGTGAAATGGCCTTTGGCGAGCGAAGCCTATGGTTATTGGATAAATGGGAGACGGGACTCTGGAATCCAGGTCTACTGGTCTTTGCGTTTCAAATGATGCTGATGCTCGTCCTTGGGCATGTCTTGGCATTATCGCCTGCGGCGGAAAAGGTGATTGCCTTATTGAGCACACGCATTAGTTCTTCGACGTCGCGCGCCGCCTTCTTTGTGTGCTTTGCTACGATGTTAGTAGGCTTCTTCAATTGGGGCTTCGGACTCATCTTTGGAGCTATCCTGGCTCGGAAAGTAGGGGAGCAAGCTTCACGAAAGGGCATCGATTTTAATTATCCATTGATCGGGGCTGCAGGTTATGCGGCTTTGATGGTGTGGCACGGAGGACTCTCCGGCTCATCTTTGATCAAGGTAGCAGAAGAAGGGCATCTCGCTAGTTTGATGGGAGGTATCCTTCCCGAAGATCAACTAGCTCTCTTACCGAGTTCTGTGGAACCGGCTGTGACCATGTTTTCAGGCATGAATCTTACGGCGAGTTTATTGCTCTTGACTATTGTTCCAGCCACGCTGTGGTTTGTAGCCAAGCGCAGCAAAGGAGCCAAGGTTAGAATTGATACGGGTGAGTCGCTGATGGAACAAGATGAAGAGGTCACAGGAGCTGAGCGTCTCGATGTAATGAAATGGCCGGCGATTTTTTTCGGAGCGGTGTTTCTGTTCATGGCGATATGGAAAGCTGCCAATCATCCTGACCTACTTTCATTCTCCTGGATTAATCCAAACTGGATCAACCTGACGCTATTCGGCGCTAGCCTTATTGCCCACGGAACGATACGTCGATTTCTAACCGCAACCAATGCAGCCATTGGAGGTGCTTCAGGGATTCTGATTCAGTTTCCACTTTACTTCGGAATCATGGGACTCATCACGGGATCAGGTTTGATCACCGACTTCTCGAATTTGATTGTGGCGAATAGTTCTGAATTAACCTATCCAATCTTCACTTTCATATCTGCAGGAATTGTCAATGTCTTTGTTCCCTCGGGAGGTGGACAGTGGGCCGTGCAAGGAGCGATCATTGTGCAGAGCTCAATGGAATTGGGTATTCCGTTAGCGAAGGGGATTATGGCCTTGGCTTATGGTGATCAGATCACCAATATGCTTCAGCCCTTCTGGGCCTTGCCGCTACTTGGAATTACTGGGTTGAAGGCGAAAGATATCCTTCCTTACACCTTGCTGATGATGGGAGTAGGAGCATTGATATTCATCGGGGTACTGCTGATCTTCTAA
- a CDS encoding DUF3857 domain-containing protein: MKTIYNYLLISLLTITGSVSALAQFDYEDYDWKEEAVLTDMPEGVENEGAFFTKYHSFRELLLTEKGYPIERYTVHYIRKVVTEEAIENENKIYYLSNESENVVTQKARVIRPDGEVRLIGTDELVTAENEETGQTQRYFALEGLEPGSDVEYILQVLRFPSQNGVIIYFQGSEPKFDYNFELIYPQGLGYTWKTLNTDQEAKVDTSEFTAKMQFKFDEIPALEPESNAAYDPYRQGVVYKMMYNEYIGTRDLVSFRNVSKFMYEAYMGERDKKDLKAVAKLLKKTEVDEAESEEDKIHRLDRWIKQNIQIVNADVEELSDVQRVCVNFVANETGITSLYATAFALLEIPFEMMVTSNRFDVTFDEDFENYSYLNEVYFYFDQHEKYLDPVDMESYLGMINSAATGGKALFVKELEAGGIKTGMSEVREVPLMDMEETMDVMNIEMSIDLDNETVELTYEKSSSGYYAANYQPYMPLVNDETKEEIREIMVNWISEDIDIKRNEVDNIEMYDFGQVPLKQSFDVSCEEFLASAGDKLLCKIGLVIGPQAEMYSEEERKLPVDGGYKHAYDREIVFNIPDGFTVENMDDLKMDVRYGEKEGGIGFVSDYVYDESAGTITVSIEEYYDKVFFEVAEYEEYSAVINAAADFNKIVLVLRES, translated from the coding sequence ATGAAAACTATCTATAACTACCTTCTTATCAGCCTTCTAACCATCACAGGTAGCGTTAGCGCCTTGGCTCAATTCGATTATGAAGACTACGATTGGAAAGAAGAAGCCGTGTTGACGGATATGCCGGAAGGCGTAGAAAACGAAGGGGCATTTTTCACCAAGTATCATTCATTTCGAGAGTTATTGCTCACAGAAAAGGGGTATCCAATTGAGCGGTATACAGTGCACTATATCCGTAAAGTGGTAACTGAAGAGGCCATTGAGAATGAGAATAAGATCTACTACCTGTCTAATGAGTCTGAAAATGTAGTAACGCAAAAAGCACGTGTCATTAGACCCGATGGAGAAGTGAGATTAATAGGAACCGATGAGTTAGTTACTGCAGAAAATGAAGAAACAGGTCAAACACAACGCTATTTTGCGCTCGAAGGGCTTGAGCCAGGAAGTGATGTCGAATACATTCTTCAAGTATTGCGCTTTCCTTCTCAAAATGGTGTGATCATCTATTTCCAAGGGAGTGAGCCAAAGTTTGATTATAACTTCGAATTGATTTATCCTCAGGGTCTTGGGTATACATGGAAGACACTCAATACAGATCAAGAGGCAAAAGTGGATACCTCTGAATTCACGGCAAAAATGCAATTCAAGTTTGATGAAATTCCGGCATTGGAACCTGAGAGTAATGCGGCTTATGACCCTTACCGTCAAGGTGTAGTGTACAAAATGATGTACAACGAATACATCGGGACGAGAGATCTCGTGAGCTTCCGTAACGTGTCTAAGTTTATGTACGAAGCCTATATGGGTGAACGAGATAAGAAGGACCTGAAAGCCGTTGCCAAACTATTGAAGAAAACTGAAGTAGATGAGGCCGAATCCGAAGAAGACAAAATTCATCGTCTTGATCGTTGGATAAAACAAAACATACAGATCGTCAACGCGGATGTTGAAGAGCTCTCCGATGTGCAACGTGTTTGTGTGAACTTCGTCGCTAATGAAACCGGAATAACAAGCTTATACGCTACAGCTTTTGCGCTACTGGAGATTCCATTTGAAATGATGGTGACCTCAAATCGTTTCGATGTCACTTTCGATGAGGATTTCGAGAATTACAGCTACTTAAATGAGGTCTATTTTTACTTTGACCAACACGAAAAGTACCTCGACCCTGTGGATATGGAGTCTTATTTAGGAATGATCAACAGCGCAGCAACCGGTGGTAAGGCACTTTTTGTGAAAGAACTCGAGGCTGGAGGTATCAAAACTGGGATGAGCGAGGTTCGTGAAGTGCCTTTGATGGACATGGAGGAAACCATGGATGTCATGAATATTGAAATGAGTATTGATCTGGATAACGAAACCGTTGAATTGACTTATGAGAAGTCATCAAGCGGTTACTATGCTGCGAACTACCAGCCGTATATGCCACTGGTGAACGATGAAACTAAAGAAGAGATCCGTGAGATCATGGTCAATTGGATCAGTGAAGACATCGACATTAAGCGCAATGAGGTAGATAATATTGAGATGTACGACTTTGGTCAGGTCCCGTTGAAACAATCGTTTGACGTTTCATGTGAGGAGTTTTTGGCCAGTGCCGGTGATAAACTGTTGTGCAAAATTGGTCTGGTGATCGGGCCTCAAGCAGAAATGTATTCTGAAGAAGAACGTAAGCTTCCAGTGGATGGGGGCTACAAGCATGCTTATGATCGAGAGATTGTTTTCAATATTCCTGACGGATTCACAGTAGAAAACATGGATGACCTTAAGATGGATGTTCGTTACGGCGAGAAGGAAGGTGGAATTGGCTTCGTTTCTGACTACGTCTATGACGAATCTGCTGGAACGATCACGGTTTCCATTGAGGAATATTATGACAAAGTATTCTTCGAGGTTGCTGAATATGAAGAGTACAGTGCAGTCATCAATGCCGCTGCGGATTTCAACAAGATTGTGCTTGTTTTACGCGAGTCATGA
- a CDS encoding DUF3127 domain-containing protein, giving the protein MSYELRGKLTKIFDTQTFNSGFTKREFVVTTEEQYPQDIKFELIKDKTSMIEQYNVGDVLNVKFDIRGSEWNGKYFVNLNAWRVDPAAAGAGAAAPQEAAASGQSTPPPPAAPAPTDIDLGSAEEDDLPF; this is encoded by the coding sequence ATGTCATACGAACTACGAGGAAAACTCACCAAGATATTTGATACACAGACCTTCAATTCGGGCTTTACAAAGCGTGAATTTGTGGTGACTACTGAAGAGCAGTACCCACAAGACATCAAGTTTGAGCTGATCAAAGACAAGACGTCAATGATTGAGCAGTACAATGTTGGAGATGTGTTGAACGTGAAGTTCGATATCCGTGGAAGTGAATGGAACGGGAAGTACTTCGTGAATCTGAATGCTTGGCGTGTTGATCCTGCTGCTGCCGGAGCTGGAGCTGCTGCTCCTCAAGAAGCTGCTGCATCAGGGCAATCAACACCTCCACCTCCAGCGGCACCTGCGCCAACAGATATTGACCTAGGTAGCGCTGAGGAAGACGATCTTCCATTCTGA